One segment of Phragmites australis chromosome 13, lpPhrAust1.1, whole genome shotgun sequence DNA contains the following:
- the LOC133889740 gene encoding protein MULTIPLE CHLOROPLAST DIVISION SITE 1-like → MAPASVAVYLPFRIPLCPRPIRGRLRWAGAIRASSNTSGSAGGERKVGALERTVGDLRAVVASVPHAVASIRKNIGPNFVAGFCLGIAVLAAAARQVIVRSGEHDNRGSVAALVRRGQLKSGQRGIAKLRTYDDPFNNPLVKIDKDTSTAKMFGKEYRLAPVSLTKEQQAMHQKRRSRAYQWKRPTVFLREGDSLPPDVDPDTVRWIPANHPFAAASSEVDEETAKQNVYQKDGVPSRVKAEHEALQTRLEASNDVTKFPSDPMSMQSNERPLRLSGEPSGSLQRSEFDSLENQNGQPIIDSGKP, encoded by the exons ATGGCGCCCGCCTCCGTCGCCGTCTACCTCCCCTTCCGTATCCCCCTCTGTCCCCGTCCCATTCGCGGGAGGCTAAGGTGGGCCGGGGCAATTAGGGCTTCGAGCAACACGAGCGGCAGCGCAGGTGGGGAGCGGAAGGTGGGGGCTCTGGAGAGGACGGTGGGAGATCTGAGGGCGGTCGTCGCTTCCGTGCCCCATGCTGTTGCTTCG ATCCGGAAAAACATCGGTCCGAATTTTGTTGCTGGTTTCTGTCTTGGCATTGCAGTTTTGGCTGCTGCCGCAAGGCAGGTCATCGTGAGAAGTGGAGAGCATGATAATAGAGGTTCTGTTGCTGCTCTAGTAAGGCGTGGGCAGTTAAAATCAGGGCAACGAGGGAT TGCAAAGCTCCGCACGTACGATGATCCGTTCAACAATCCATTAGTCAAGATTGATAAGGATACTTCTACTGCTAAAATGTTTGGAAAGGAGTACCGTTTGGCTCCTGTTAGTCTTACGAAAGAACAACAAGCAATGCATCAGAAAAGGAGATCACGTGCATATCAGTGGAAAAGGCCCACTGTGTTTCTTAGAGAAGGTGATTCCTTACCACCAGATGTTGATCCAGATACAGTTAGATGGATTCCAGCAAACCACCCTTTTGCTGCTGCTTCAAGTGAAGTAGACGAGGAGACTGCCAAACAGAATGTTTATCAAAAGGATGGTGTCCCATCCCGTGTTAAAGCAGAACATGAAGCATTGCAGACAAGGCTAGAGGCTTCAAATGAT GTTACAAAATTCCCTTCCGATCCAATGAGTATGCAGAGTAATGAGAGACCACTGAGGTTATCAGGTGAGCCATCTGGGAGTCTTCAACGCTCAGAGTTTGACTCGTTGGAGAACCAAAATGGACAACCAATCATCGACTCTGGTAAACCGTAA